AGCTCCACATCACTCACACTGCTAAACTTTCGGTAAACTACAGGCCTGAATGCTGCTCCTATTTTCTCTCTTACATATTTATAAATGTCTTCTCTACGCTGATCCACTTTGCCCATTATGAAGTCTTTCAACTCATGCTTCTTTATACCCATTTCCTTTAATCCTCCCGTTTTTTAGTTTCGCTTTTGAAATATAAGTCCATTTACATCCCCATAACGTTCACGAAGTGTACGTAACCCACGGCGGCCTTTCTCGGCATTGGGCACTAGGGGTTCCGTTGCAGCCCGTTCCCAACTCCAGCCACAGGACACACGGAATAGAAATGTTTTATAGCTTATCCCATTGTTTTCAGCCTTTTTGATGAGTTCGACAGGATATTTACGCTTAGCTTCACGCTGTTTCTTTAGTTGGTGTCTATATTGTTCAGTGGTCCATTTCGGTTCTGTTGCAGCTTGCTCCTCAGACCAACCGTACCTTAACCGATTATCGAATACTTGTCGGCTAATTCCATTCTGCTTAGCGATTTCAACCCATTTACTACGATCCTTATGTTTTCGAGGCGGTGTATGGATGGCTCTATCCTTTGACCAACCCTCGTAACGAATACGACATTCAAGCCTGTTAGCCGATACTCCGTTCTTAGCGGCTTCTTCATATTCTTCTGGAGTGATATAAAAATAATGGCTCATTTACGGTCAACTCCTTACCTTTTCCTCCTCGTTTTTGTACGAACGTCTATCATGGTTTTCCGGTTGTATTTATTTAAGTGCTTAGTTCGTTCTTTTACTTCTTCCAACTCTTCTGGTGTGAGCGTATACGTAATGACTTCGCTGTTCACTTCTCCGTTCGGTTCGGTGTTCCGGTTAGGCACAATCGTTCTTCGTTTCGTTCCATTTTTGACCATGTAGACTCTCCTCTCTGCCTCTGAATATCACAATAGATCGTCCGTCCTCCTTACGCGTTATCCGCAATTCCTTTAGCGTTATTCGAAACTGCAATGACCCCAAAAAAATCGCCAGTTGCTTCATATGCAACCTTAGCTGCTTCATACGCCTCTTCCGGTGTTTCGTACGTTTCTATAAGAACAGATCCATCTATAATTCCATATATCATTTCGTTACTCTCTCCTCTTTTAAAAATTTTGCCATTGCATCGGCACGGGCCTTTTCAGCGCGGTATTTCCTTGCCAGAACTTCATTTACTTTTGATAAGCCCTCAGCATGATATCGTTCCTGTTCTAACTCTGACTGCAATTTCCCATTGTCCTGAACAAGCTTCTCAATGCGCTTTTCCAGTGTAGTAATAGCGGATTTACGACTCATCCTCCTTGCCTCCTAACAAATGAGGATCTTGATAGACGTTCCCGATTACCGAAACGTAAGGAAACACACGATGCAGTAACCAAATACCACAGCATATTATCATATTTTCGCTGTAGCTAACCCTGTATGATCCATCTATTTTGACGCTATAGTCAAAGGGATGATTTTTAATTTTTACTATGTCCCCCTCATATATTTCCTTGCCATTTCGGTCATAAAATCCGGTAAATTGCATCAGCGGTGAGAAATCTTCTTTGCTTTTTCCATTGACCATTGTGAGCATATCTAGTAGATATTCCTCGTGGATCAAGTCTTCCATATCAAACAT
This Paenibacillus larvae subsp. larvae DNA region includes the following protein-coding sequences:
- a CDS encoding YopX family protein codes for the protein MNRPIKFRACFLPTRKMFDMEDLIHEEYLLDMLTMVNGKSKEDFSPLMQFTGFYDRNGKEIYEGDIVKIKNHPFDYSVKIDGSYRVSYSENMIICCGIWLLHRVFPYVSVIGNVYQDPHLLGGKEDES